From Lytechinus pictus isolate F3 Inbred chromosome 6, Lp3.0, whole genome shotgun sequence, the proteins below share one genomic window:
- the LOC135154402 gene encoding uncharacterized protein LOC135154402, which produces MQLVLIRFLFLTLVLKNVFLTSAMDIYVQPGTDVTIPCSINITPSNIQALYWQKVTNSTQGFETLYSFSKFTDLGWQSPVRGYVVNHTDLVLLNVSFSHDGIYNCRLLTHSKVEIKETSAYLHVILPLLEITISKTTTGDVITDGAVVEVLHGEETDVECAVVGKVFPPVSLLLQTSANNINSSRERVRGSSSAVKLNISQQARGQNITCRADQIVAGRSYKTVEVTFTIKRLDPRIAIANCLDPIDSQPGDCCVISTASNVSKISGSTLNLLCEAQNIATPWDIKLFRVLDDQLDEEESSVNGYAISVVDVPINRNSKWLCVATHSLGESMNRSVCVDTNSLAAVYGKSNLHKRRLIIGSVFAGLVISVAMIVLIVFFIRKRREFPPTVHDPVYTYQIIAPSVIPDNSPLYDQGK; this is translated from the exons ATGCAACTTGTCTTGATCCGGTTCTTGTTTTTGACGCTCGTTCTCAAAAATG tATTCCTGACCTCTGCAATGGATATCTACGTTCAACCAGGAACAGACGTTACCATCCCATGCTCGATAAACATTACCCCGTCAAATATTCAGGCCCTGTACTGGCAGAAAGTCACCAACTCAACTCAGGGTTTCGAAACACTGTATTCCTTTTCAAAATTTACTGACCTCGGATGGCAGAGCCCTGTTCGGGGATACGTTGTGAATCACACTGATCTCGTTCTTCTTAATGTATCATTTTCTCACGACGGCATCTATAATTGTAGGCTGTTGACCCATAGTAAAGTTGAGATTAAAGAGACCAGCGCATATCTTCATGTCATTT TACCCCTTTTGGAGATAACAATTTCAAAGACTACAACAGGCGACGTAATAACTGACGGCGCCGTTGTTGAAGTTCTGCATGGTGAAGAAACGGACGTAGAGTGCGCTGTTGTTGGAAAAGTGTTTCCACCGGTCAGTCTCCTCTTACAGACCTCGGCAAACAACATTAATTCGTCTCGCGAAAGAGTTCGAGGTTCCTCCAGTGCTGTGAAACTCAATATTTCGCAGCAAGCTCGGGGTCAGAATATCACTTGTAGGGCGGACCAAATCGTCGCTGGGCGTTCTTACAAGACGGTAGAGGTCACTTTTACCATAAAGAGATTAG ATCCTCGTATAGCTATCGCTAACTGCCTCGATCCCATTGATTCTCAGCCTGGCGACTGTTGTGTAATCAGTACGGCTTCAAACGTGTCAAAG ATATCAGGCTCTACCCTTAACCTATTATGTGAAGCACAGAATATTGCCACACCGTGGGATATAAAACTGTTTCGAGTATTGGATGATCAGTTAGATGAAGAAGAGTCGTCAGTCAACGGATACGCCATATCTGTGGTCGACGTCCCCATCAACAGGAACAGCAAGTGGTTATGTGTTGCAACACACTCTCTTGGTGAATCCATGAACAGAAGTGTCTGTGTTGATACAA ATTCGCTTGCAGCTGTATATGGTAAATCAAATCTTCATAAAAGACGTCTAATAATAGGATCTGTCTTCGCGGGTCTTGTGATAAGCGTAGCGATGATTGTTCTAATCGTTTTCTTCATTAGAAAGAGAAGAG AATTTCCTCCAACTGTTCATGACCCGGTTTACACGTACCAAATCATAGCTC caTCTGTCATCCCGGACAACTCACCTCTCTACGATCAAGGTAAGTAG